In the genome of Luteitalea pratensis, the window TGTAGCGTTGCTTGGGGTAGGCATCGAGCGTGATGTCGGCAGGCAGGCCGACGGTCATGCCCGGCAGATCTGACTGGTTCAACTTGACGCGGACCCGCATCGCACCCTCGGCGACCACGTCGAGCAGTCCGAGGCCGGTGCGCACTTCCTCGCCCTCCTGTGGCTCTCCCAGCCGTCCGCTCTTCCAGATTGTGCGCAGGACCGCGAGACCTTCGATGGGCGCCCGAATCAGCAGACGTTCGGCGTTGGCTTCGGCGTGCTCCCAGGCGCGGCGTGCGCGGTCACGACGGACCTCGAGGGTCCGTACTTCGGCCCGGGCCGCCGTGAGCTTCAAGTCGTAGGTCTTCCGCAGCTGCGCCAGTTCGGCCTCGGCGGCCTCCCGGAGCAACAGGTTCTTCTCGGCCTCGATCTTGGGCAGGAGCTCGTTCTTGTCGACTTCCAGCCGGGCCAGCTTGAGGGCGTTCTCGGCTGTCATCAGCGCGGTTTCGTCCTTCGCGCGCTGTTCGGCCTGCTCGGCCTGCTTCTTCCGGACCTGCTCGGTGAGGTCCCTGAACTCGGCCTTCTTCTCCAGCGCCAGGTTCACCTGGGCCTGGCGGTCGAACTCCACCAGGAGATCTCCGACTCTCACGCGCGTGCCGTTGGTGACAATCCGCGTCACCACCAGGGCGTTCGGGCTCTGCCCCGTGTTCAGGCCGCCTTGTCCCATGATGCGCGGGACGACGACGGCAGCGGCGTTCTGGGCCTCGACCGACCCGTGCAGGCGCAGCACGTGGGTGACGTCGCGACGCTCCACGACGGCGGTGGAGGACGGCGCCGACGCCGTGGAGTCTGCCACCGGGGCCGACGCACTGCCGGACGCGCAGCCCACCGCCGCGAGTAGCAGGCCCAGGGAGATGAGGCGCGAGATGGAATGCACGTGTTTGCCGCGTTAGACGAAAGTATCAGGGGAAAGGTTGGATATCTCAGCCAGTACGTTTCCAGCACGTCGCGAGGTGGTCGTCCACGAGCCCTGCCGCCTGCATGAACGCGTAACAGATGGTCGGACCAACGAACGTGGCCCCCATTTTTCGCAACGCGGCGCTCATCGCGTGCGCCTCTGGCGCTGCGGTAGGCACCTCTCCCATTGACGTCCAGCGGTTGATACGTGTGCGACCGCCGACGAAGTTCCACACGAACGCATCGAGGGAACCGTCACGGACCTGAATCTCCTGCACCGCCTTCGCGGTCCGAATCGCACCCCGTACCTTCAGCCGATTGCGGACGATGCCCGGATCGGCGAGCAGTCTCGCCACATCTTCGTCGCCATACGCCGCCACCCGATCGATGTCGAAGCCGTCGAACGCCTGGCGATAGGCCTCGCGCTTACGCAGCACCGTTATCCAGCTCAGCCCGGCCTGCGCGCCTTCGAGAATCAGCAGTTCGAACAGTCGCCGGTCGTCATGTACGGGGACACCCCATTCCTCGTCGTGATAGGCGACGTACAGCGGATCGGTTCCACACCAGGGACAGCGCATCGTCGAAACACTCTAATGCCTGATGCTCAGATCTCAGGTCTCAGGTCTCAGG includes:
- a CDS encoding efflux RND transporter periplasmic adaptor subunit; this encodes MHSISRLISLGLLLAAVGCASGSASAPVADSTASAPSSTAVVERRDVTHVLRLHGSVEAQNAAAVVVPRIMGQGGLNTGQSPNALVVTRIVTNGTRVRVGDLLVEFDRQAQVNLALEKKAEFRDLTEQVRKKQAEQAEQRAKDETALMTAENALKLARLEVDKNELLPKIEAEKNLLLREAAEAELAQLRKTYDLKLTAARAEVRTLEVRRDRARRAWEHAEANAERLLIRAPIEGLAVLRTIWKSGRLGEPQEGEEVRTGLGLLDVVAEGAMRVRVKLNQSDLPGMTVGLPADITLDAYPKQRYSGRLDGLAPVATPGMSDKVRTLLAVFSVQNADATLTPDLSAAVDVRLGAWSKALTVPRQAISWRDGVAGVSVNGQWRAVTVTALTEREAVIEKGVAAGDRVDLPGGARS
- a CDS encoding DNA-3-methyladenine glycosylase I, which codes for MRCPWCGTDPLYVAYHDEEWGVPVHDDRRLFELLILEGAQAGLSWITVLRKREAYRQAFDGFDIDRVAAYGDEDVARLLADPGIVRNRLKVRGAIRTAKAVQEIQVRDGSLDAFVWNFVGGRTRINRWTSMGEVPTAAPEAHAMSAALRKMGATFVGPTICYAFMQAAGLVDDHLATCWKRTG